In the genome of Methanococcoides burtonii DSM 6242, the window GCAGCATGGGGGCGCTACGTGCTTCCGAACTTGATGTGCATGGCATGATAGGCGTCGGCAAGGTCTATGAATGGTATCGTGACGGTGTCCTCGAATCTGACGACGAGGTGGCTGTCATCACAAATCCCGAAACTTTTGAACCTGTATCTGTTTCCCTTGTTAACATCAGGGAGACCTTGCAGGCAGCATGCGATGAAGGTATCATCGATGAGAGTACCCGTATCTCCCTGCTTAATATAGCAATGGAGCTACACTATCCTCTCAGAAGTTATCTTGGTATTATAAAAACAGCTGTTGATAAAGGTGTACTTCCCGAAAAAGAGCCGTTATTAAATTATTGTCTGAACAACGAAACCGATGTCAAAAGGGCTGATGCGATACTCGTTCTTGAAACGATAAAAGAGCTTATGAAAAAGTAAGCTCATGCGTGGTCTTCATGGTCAAGTCCGCAGCCATAATGTTCTATCCTGCCACAGATACCGAATGTTGGATGGCCCATCGAATTGCAGATAGAGTCAATGGCATCCTTTGACACGAATCCTTCAAAACGTGCAACCTCTTTACAGGATTCTTCCGGTGTAAGTCCATAATGGTTTAGCATAAGGCTCAAAATACGGTGTCTTCTCAGAATGAAATGTGTGTATACCTTCCCTTTCTCAGTAAGGCTGACACCTCTGTAAGGTATATGTTTTACATATCCTGTAGAATCCAGTTCAGTGATAGCCTTCGTTGTCGTCGACGGATCTACTTTCATGTGTCTGGAAATGTCCGTAGTTCGCACATTATCGCCTTTCTCAAGCAGGAATTTCAGGTACTCTATCTTTTTCGGAGATAGCTCAAGTCCTGTGATATTATCCATAGGATTGATTCATCTCTCATTTATTTAAAATTTGCGTACATGCCAAAAATACTCAATCTCATTTCGGAGTATGCGTTTCAATGAACAGTTCAATGAGCGACCCTGTAATACTTTTTTTCGAAGGAGGTGTGGGGATCTTGTCTATGGGGAACCATTTTGCATCCTCGATCTCATTGGTATCTATCTCAATATCTCCGCTTTCATAGGCCGCAGTGAAGCCTATCATCAAAGAGGAAGGAAATGGCCAGGGCTGGCTTCCGAAATATGAAAGTTCCTTTATGGACACTCCCACTTCTTCTTTGACCTCCCGGTGTACTGCGTGTTCTATGGTCTCCCCTGCTTCCACAAATCCTGCTACAAGGCCGTACATCCCTTCCTTGAAATGATGTGACCTTGCCATGAGCAATTCTTTTTCCTTTTCTATAAGGACCACAATAGCAGGACTTATCCTCGGATATGCGAGATGTGCACAACTACCGCATTGCATCCCTGTTTCTTCGGGTACATAATGCGTGGAACTTCCACAGAGGCCACAGTATTGGTGTGTGCGGTAGAAATCTGCCATCTGTACTGCTCTTGAAGTGATTCCGAGCATCTCTTCATCGATGATGCCATACAGATCATTCAGTCCAAGGAACTCCATATTCTCGAACTCCGCTTCTTCCGGTATTTCAAAACAATGGCATGGTATGTCCCCAAGCGTGCCGATATATATCACCTCTGTACTCTCAAGAACACTTCTTTCAGGAATGTGTCTAAAATACTCGTCAGTTTCGATACCGTTCTCGACCAGCACTTTCCGGCTTTGTACTGGGAAATATAGGGCTTTACCTTCTGAATTCTTCTCAATTCCGTGAAATTCAAGTTCTTCGGTAGCAAAAGAAGGATTATAGTATGGTTTCATAGTTTCACACCTGTATTTCTCATAGAAGTTCGGTCTCTGGACTATAGCCTTTCGGTAAAAGCTCCTTAAAGGCCG includes:
- the nudC gene encoding NAD(+) diphosphatase; the encoded protein is MKPYYNPSFATEELEFHGIEKNSEGKALYFPVQSRKVLVENGIETDEYFRHIPERSVLESTEVIYIGTLGDIPCHCFEIPEEAEFENMEFLGLNDLYGIIDEEMLGITSRAVQMADFYRTHQYCGLCGSSTHYVPEETGMQCGSCAHLAYPRISPAIVVLIEKEKELLMARSHHFKEGMYGLVAGFVEAGETIEHAVHREVKEEVGVSIKELSYFGSQPWPFPSSLMIGFTAAYESGDIEIDTNEIEDAKWFPIDKIPTPPSKKSITGSLIELFIETHTPK
- a CDS encoding TfuA-related McrA-glycine thioamidation protein → MRAVVFAGTSICHEDAKVILDAVYLPPVARGDVDKVVSQGYDIIGIIDGMFFDRAAVAHKEILHAMNKGIIVVGGCSMGALRASELDVHGMIGVGKVYEWYRDGVLESDDEVAVITNPETFEPVSVSLVNIRETLQAACDEGIIDESTRISLLNIAMELHYPLRSYLGIIKTAVDKGVLPEKEPLLNYCLNNETDVKRADAILVLETIKELMKK
- a CDS encoding metal-dependent transcriptional regulator produces the protein MDNITGLELSPKKIEYLKFLLEKGDNVRTTDISRHMKVDPSTTTKAITELDSTGYVKHIPYRGVSLTEKGKVYTHFILRRHRILSLMLNHYGLTPEESCKEVARFEGFVSKDAIDSICNSMGHPTFGICGRIEHYGCGLDHEDHA